In the Malus domestica chromosome 16, GDT2T_hap1 genome, one interval contains:
- the LOC103435659 gene encoding spermidine hydroxycinnamoyl transferase, producing the protein MVVKFKDCCALKPSQPTWQGCLTLSEWDQVGVITHVPTIYFYKPDHNFVTSSDTIANTLKDSLSRALVPFYPLAGRLHWIGGGRLELDCNAVGVRFIEAESSSKLDDFGDFSPSPEYHYLIPTVDYTLPIHELPILLVQLTTFKCGGVSLSLAISHAVVDGQSALHFISEWARLARGEPIEVVPFLDRKVFQALNLPAGSATLGLDHSEFNHPPLILGQADNIEERKKKTTVAMLSLTKDQVEKLKRMANEGTNFNNSDTKRAYTRYESVAGHIWRCASKARDHKNEQPTAMGVCVDSRSRMQPPLPQGYFGNATFDVIATSLAGDLVTKPLGYASSRIREAIEKVTNDYVLSAIDNLRNQPDLTRFQDLQALGSDQGPFYGNPNLGVVSWLTLPLYGLDFGWGKEIYMGPGTHGFDGDSLILPSPDGNGSAIVALCLQVAHMDAFKKHFYEDII; encoded by the coding sequence ATGGTGGTGAAATTCAAAGACTGCTGTGCACTGAAACCCTCTCAGCCAACATGGCAAGGTTGCCTAACTCTATCGGAATGGGATCAAGTCGGCGTCATAACTCATGTTCCCACAATCTACTTCTATAAACCAGACCATAACTTTGTCACATCATCTGACACCATCGCAAACACCCTCAAAGACTCATTAAGTCGTGCACTGGTGCCGTTCTATCCACTAGCAGGTCGTTTGCATTGGATTGGCGGAGGCCGCCTTGAGCTTGATTGCAATGCCGTGGGGGTTCGATTCATTGAAGCTGAGTCTAGTTCAAAACTCGACGACTTTGGTGACTTCTCACCTTCTCCAGAATATCACTATCTTATCCCAACTGTGGACTACACCCTCCCAATTCATGAACTTCCAATATTGCTTGTGCAATTGACTACGTTCAAATGTGGTGGTGTTAGTCTTAGCTTGGCAATATCACATGCTGTTGTTGATGGGCAAAGTGCATTGCATTTTATTTCTGAGTGGGCTAGGCTTGCAAGGGGTGAGCCAATTGAGGTGGTGCCATTTCTTGATCGAAAAGTCTTTCAAGCTTTAAACCTCCCAGCTGGAAGTGCTACTCTAGGGCTTGACCATTCAGAATTCAACCATCCTCCCCTTATACTTGGGCAAGCAGATAATATtgaggagaggaagaagaagaccacTGTCGCCATGTTGAGTCTTACTAAAGATCAAGTTGAGAAGCTTAAGCGGATGGCGAATGAGGGTACCAACTTCAACAACTCTGACACTAAGCGAGCTTACACGCGGTATGAGTCTGTGGCCGGACACATCTGGAGATGTGCTTCTAAAGCTAGAGATCACAAAAATGAACAGCCTACAGCTATGGGGGTTTGTGTTGACTCGCGGAGTCGCATGCAACCCCCACTGCCACAAGGATACTTTGGGAACGCAACGTTTGATGTAATTGCTACTAGTCTTGCTGGTGACTTGGTGACCAAGCCCTTAGGGTACGCATCAAGTAGAATAAGGGAGGCGATCGAGAAAGTGACAAACGATTATGTGCTGTCAGCAATTGATAACTTGAGGAACCAACCGGACTTGACAAGGTTCCAAGATCTTCAGGCTCTAGGGAGTGACCAGGGGCCTTTTTATGGAAACCCTAATCTTGGGGTAGTGAGCTGGTTGACACTGCCTCTATATGGTCTTGATTTTGGATGGGGAAAGGAAATTTATATGGGTCCTGGAACGCATGGTTTTGATGGGGACTCTCTGATCCTTCCAAGTCCTGATGGAAATGGTTCTGCGATTGTGGCCTTGTGTCTACAAGTTGCCCATATGGATGCTTTTAAGAAGCACTTCTATGAAGATATTATATGA